The nucleotide window CCAGGGTATACATGGGCGGGCAAGACTCGGGGTGAGTGAGGGGGCGATTATAGCCACCGTGGCGCTGACAGGACAGTAAATCATGGGGCCACTGCAGGCCTGGCACATCGGTTGCACCGGTTTGGCCCACAGCCTAACCAGTACAGGCGAGGAACCTTGTGAACACTGCACCCCGAGCAACGCCCCTGGCCTGGGTCAACGGCAGCGATGCGCCCGAGAAGCCTAGCCTGAACATCGGCTACATGGCCCTGACCGACTGCGCCTCGGTGGTGGTCGCGGCCACCCAGGGCTTCGCCCAGCAACACGGCCTTACCCTCAACCTCAAGCGCCAGGGCTCTTGGGCGGGGCTGCGCGACAAGCTGGTCAGCGGCGAACTGGACGCCGCGCACTGCCTGTATGGCCTGGTCTACGCCGTGCATCTTGGTATTGGCGGCGTACCGGCCAGTGACATGGCGGTGCTCATGGGGCTGAACCAGAACGCCCAGGCCATCAACCTGTCCCCGGCCCTGCAGCGCAAAGGCGTGACCAACCCTGAAGCACTGGCGCGATTGGTGCACCAGCATGGCGCGCGCCTTACCTTCGCCCAGACATTCCCCACCGGCACCCACGCTATGTGGCTGTATTACTGGCTGGCCAGCCAGGGCATCCACCCACTGCGCGACGTCGACAGCGTGGTGGTGCCGCCGGCACAAATGGCCGCACATATCCAGGCCGGGCGCATCGACGGCTTTTGCGTGGGCGAGCCCTGGGCCGCCGATGCGGTTGCCAAGGGCCAAGGCTTCACCCTCGCCACCAGCCAGTCGATCTGGCCGGACCACCCGGAAAAAGTCCTGGCCTGTGCCCGCGCCTTTTCCGAGCAGTACCCCAACAGCGCCCGCGCCTTGATCAAGGCAATCCTCGCCGCCAGCCGGTTCATCGAGCAAAGCCCGGAAAACCGCCGCAGCACCGCGCAACTGCTCAGCGGCAGCGCCTACCTGGACACGCCGCTGGAGAGTATCGAGCCACGCCTGCTCGGCCACTACCAGGATGGCCTGGGCAACCACTGGCAAGACCGGCATGCCCTGCGCCTGTTCGACCATGGCCGGGCCAACCTGCCGTATCTGTCTGACGGCATGTGGTTCATGACCCAGTTCCGCCGCTGGGGCCTGCTGCGCGAAGACCCCGAATACCTCGGCGTGGCCCGCCAGGTACAACAACTGGCACTGTATAGCGAGGCGGCGCAAAGCCTTGGCGTAGCGTGCCCTTCGCTGCCGATGCGCAGCAGCCTGCTGATTGACGGCAGCTGCTGGGACGGCAGCGACCCCTACGGATACGCCCGCAGTTTCAGCCTGCATGCACTGGGCGAATTGCCCGGTGCCCGTGTCGGCGCGTGAGGGGACCAACATGTTGCGCATCCTGCTGATTGACGACACCCAGCACAAACTCGGCCGCCTCAAGGCGGCGTTGATAGAGGCGGGCTTCGAGGTCACCGAAGCCCCGGGCTTGACCATCGACCTGCCCGCCTGCGTCGAAACGGTGCGCCCGGATGTAGTGCTGATCGACACCGACTCACCTGACCGTGATGTGATGGAACAGGTGGTGTTGGTCAGCCGTGACCAGCCGCGCCCCATCGTGCTGTTCACTGACGAGCATGACCCTGGGGTGATGCGCCAGGCGATCCAGGCGGGGGTCAGTGCCTACATTGTCGAAGGCATCCATGCTGCCCGGCTGCAGCCGATTCTGGATGTGGCCATGGCCCGTTTCGAAAGCGACCAGGCACTGAAGGCGCAGTTGGTGGCACGCGACCAGCAACTGGCCGAACGCAAACGCATCGAGCAGGCCAAAGGTTTACTGATGAAAATGAAAGACTGCAACGAAGAACAGGCCTACACCCTGATGCGCCGCCAGGCCATGAGCCGACAGCAGAAGCTGATCCAGGTGGCAGAGCAGATCATTGCCATGCACGAGATGCTCGGCTAGCAGCGCAGGCCGCTCCCACAAAGTCCGCTCTGCTCGATATTCCGAATTGGCCCGGCTCTTGCTGATGTATTTACACCGGTAGCCAACGGCGGTTGCCCCACTTAAATCCCGACAAAGACGTCGCTCTCCCCTCCACCTTCCTGGAGTGGGTAGCGGCGTCTTTTTCGTTCCGTTGCATTGCCGAGTGAGGTGTTCGATGAGTACCAGCTTCTGGAAATCCGGGCATGTGCCCACGTTGTTCGCTGCGTTCCTGTACTTCGACCTGAGCTTCATGGTCTGGTACCTGCTGGGCCCGATGGCGGTGCAGATTGCCGGTGACTTGCAACTCAGTGCACAACAACGGGGCCTGATGGTAGCCATGCCGATCCTCTCCGGGGCGATCCTGCGCTTTGCCATGGGCGTGCTGGTCGACCGCCTGTCACCCAAGACCGCAGGGCTGATCGGCCAGGTGGTGGTCATCGTCGCGCTGGCGGCGGCCTGGCACTTCGGCGTACACAGCTATGAACAGGTGCTGCTGCTGGGCTTGTTCCTCGGCTTTGCCGGCGCTTCGTTCGCCGTGTCGCTGCCGCTGGCATCGCAGTGGTACCCGCCACAACACCAGGGCAAGGCCATGGGCATTGCTGGCGCCGGCAATTCCGGCACGGTGTTCGCCGCCCTGCTGGCCCCGGCGCTGGCCGCCGGCTTTGGCTGGAACAATGTGTTCGGCTTTGCACTGATTCCGTTGACGCTGGCGCTGGTGGTGTTCGCCCTGCTGGCACGCAACGCCCCAGAGCGCCCCAAGCCCAAAGCAATGGCGGACTACCTCAAGGCCCTCGGCGACCGTGACAGCTGGTGGTTCATGTTCTTCTACAGTGTCACCTTCGGCGGCTTCATTGGCCTGGCCAGCGCCCTGCCCGGCTACTTCAGCGACCAGTACGGGCTGAACCCGGTCACTGCCGGCTACTACACCGCTGCCTGCGTGTTCGCCGGCAGCCTGATGCGCCCACTCGGCGGCGCCCTGGCCGACCGCTTCGGCGGCATCCGCACCCTGCTGGGCATGTACAGCGTGGCCGCCATCTGCATTGCCGCAGTCGGTTTCAACCTGCCGTCTGCCGCCGCCGCACTGGCACTGTTCATCAGCGCCATGCTGGGCTTGGGCGCTGGTAATGGCGCGGTATTCCAACTGGTGCCACAACGCTTCCGCCAGGAAATCGGCGTAATGACCGGGCTGATCGGCATGGCCGGCGGTATTGGGGGCTTCCTGCTGGCGGCAGGGCTCGGCACCATCAAGCAGCACACCGGCGATTACCAGCTGGGGCTGTGGCTGTTCGCCAGCCTGGGCCTGCTGGCGTGGTTCGGCCTGCATGGCGTGAAACAGCGCTGGCGCACCACCTGGGGCTCGGCTGCAATCACTGCAGCGCGGGTCTGAGGCACGCCGATGAGCCTGCAACTGAGCTTTGCCCAGGCCAGCGCCACCGGGCCGCGCGCGGAAAACCAGGACGCCCTGCGCCTGGTGACCCCAGCGCCAGAGCTGGCCGCCAGCAAGGGCTACCTGTTCGCGCTTGCCGACGGCGTCAGCCAATGCGCCGATGGTGGCCTGGCAGCACGCGCCAGTTTGCAGGCGCTGGCCCTGGACTACTACGCCACCCCCGCCACCTGGAGCGTGGCCCAGGCACTCGACCGCCTGCTGCTGGCACAGAACCGCTGGCTGCGCGCTCAAGGCAGCGGCCAGCCATTGTTGACCACCCTCAGCGCACTGGTACTGCGGGGCCGACGATTCACCCTGGCCCATGTCGGCGACTGTCGTGTTTACCGCTGGCACGCCGGGCACCTGCAGTGCCTGAGCGAAGACCATGTGTGGGACCAGCCGGGCATGCAGCATGTGCTGAAACGCGCGCTGGGCCTGGACCAACATCTGCTGGTGGATTACCTGGAGGGCGAGCTGCAGCCGGGTGAGTGCTTCTTGCTACTCAGCGACGGAGTCTGGGCCAGCCTGGGCGACCAGCACATCCAGGCGGTGCTGCGTGAACAGCCCGACCTGCAACTGGCCGTCGACACGCTGGTTGCCAGCGCGCACCTCAATGGCAGCCAGGACAACGCCAGCGCCTTGCTGGTGAAGGTCGAGCAACTGGGCACGGCCAACCTCGGTGACACCCTGGCACAGCTGCAGCAATGGCCGTTACCCGGCCCCCTGCGCGAAGGCCAGGTGATCGATGGCTGGCTTACCGAACAGCTGCTGTCGCACAGCCGCCAGTCGCTGCTGTACCGGGTGCGCGACGGCCAAGGTCAAACCTGGCTGCTCAAGACCCTGCCTGGCGCACGCGAGCAGGAGCCGAAGGCGGCGCAAGGGCTGTTGCTGGAAGAATGGTTCCTGCGCCGGGTCGCTGGCCGACATTTCCCCGAGCTGCATGCAGCCAGCCAGCGGCAACACCTGTACTACGTGATGCGCGAATACCCCGGCCAGACCCTTGCAACGCTGCTGGCCGAACACGGCCCGCTGCCCTTGCCACAGTGGCTGGAAATGGCCCGGCAACTGCTGCAGGCGGTCGGCGTGCTGCACCGGCGCAACCTGCTGCACCGCGATATCAAGCCAGACAACCTGCACCTGGGCAGCGATGGCCAGCTACGCCTGCTGGACTTCGGCCTGGCCTACTGCCCAGGCCTGTCCGAAGACCCGCTGCACGACGTGCCCGGCACACCCTCGTACCTCGCCCCGGAAGCGTTGGACGGCCAACCGCCCAGCCCACGCCAAGACCTGTATGCCGTGGGCGTGACGCTGTACCACCTGCTGACCGGGCACTACCCGTATGGCGAGGTTGAAGCCTTCCAGCGCCCGCGTTTCGGCCAGCCAGTCAACGCCGCTCGCTATCGCCCCGACCTACCGGAATGGCTGCAGCACAACCTGCAACAGGCGGTAGCCACCGACCCGGCGCAACGCTTCGAAACGGCCGAACACTGGCTGCTGCTGCTTGAACGCGGCGACCGCCAGGAGCTGCCCAACCGGCCAAGGCCATTGCTGGAGCGCGAGCCGCTGAAGGTGTGGCGCACGCTGGCGCTGCTGTCCCTGCTGTTCAACCTGATTTTGCTGCTCAGCCTGCTAAAAGGCTGAGCGCACCCTGCCGATGAGGAGTACCCCGATGAATGCAAAAGTCTGGCTGGTGGGTGCCGGCCCTGGCGACCCTGAACTGCTCACCCTCAAGGCGGTACGTGCCCTGCAGCAAGCCGCCGTGGTGATGATCGACGACCTGGTCAACCCGGCAGTACTGGAACATTGCCCCCAGGCCCGGGTGATCGCAGTGGGCAAGCGCGGCGGCTGCCGCTCCACACCACAGGCGTTCATCCAGCGCCTGATGTTGCGCCATGCTCGACAAGGGCGTTGCGTGGTACGGCTCAAGGGTGGCGACCCGTGTATTTTTGGTCGCGGAGGTGAGGAGGCGCTATGGCTGCAGGGACATGGCATCGAGGTGGAGCTGGTCAACGGCATCACGGCGGGCCTGGCAGGCGCCACGCAATGCGGCATTTCGCTGACTTCACGCGGCGTCAGCCGCGGGGTGACGCTGGTGACGGCGCACACCCAGGACGACAGCGAGCTGAACTGGACCGCTCTGGCACAGGGCGGGACGACGCTGGTGGTTTACATGGGGGTGGCGCGGCTGGAGCAGGTACGCCAGGGCTTGCTGGCGGGGGGCATGGCACCGGGCTTGCCGGTGGCGATGATCGAAAATGCCTCGATGCCGCAGCAGCGTGAGTGCAGGAGCGATGTGCTGGGCATGGTTGAAGATGCGCGAATGTTTGGCTTGCGTAGCCCGGCGATTCTGGTGATTGGGGAAGTGGTTGGGGAACAGCAGGCTCTGGAGCTTGTTTCAATCGCGGGCTGAATACCCGTCACTGCAGGAGCAGCTTCGTCCTGCAAAGAGGCCATTACAGCGACAGGATACCTTTGCCCTTACCGGCCTCTTCGCAGCACAAGGCTGCTCCTACAAGCGCTGTGCAGGCTGTGAGGCCGGTTAAAACCCAGGCAAAGAAAAACCCGGCCGAGGCCGGGTTTTTCATGAAGCATCAGGCCAATTACTTGGACTGAGCTTCTACCTGAGCTTCAACGCGACGGTTGACAGCACGGCCTTCTTCGGTGGCGTTGTCAGCAACCGGACGGGTTTCGCCGTAGCCTACCGAGTCAACACGGGTAGATTCTACGCCGTACTGCTGGGTCAGGACTTGCTTGACAGCGTTGGCACGACGCTCGGACAGCTTCTGGTTGTAAGCGTCTGGACCCACGGAGTCAGTGTGACCTTCAACCACGGTGGTGGTTTGTGGGTACTGCTTCATGAAGTCAGCCAGGTTCTTGATGTCGCCGTAGCTGTTAGGCTTGACGACCGACTTGTCGAAGTCGAACTTGACGTCCAGCTCAACACGAACGACTTCGGCAACAGCCGGGCAGCCGTCGGCGTCAACGGTAACGTTGGCCGGGGTGTCTGGGCACTTGTCGACGTTGTCGCAAACGCCGTCGTTGTCGGAGTCGGAGCAAACTTCAGCAACTGGAGCTGGAGCGGCTTCGGCTTGCTTCGGGCTACCGCCGAAGTTCAGACCAACACCAACGCTTGGGGCCCACTCGGTGTCGCCCTGGTCGATGTTGTACTGAGCTTCTACGCCGGCACGGGCGTAGAACATGTCGGTGATGTACCACTTGGCGCCAGCGCCAACGTTGGCGAAGGTGGAGTGGTCACGACCGCCACGGCCGGTCTGGCCCAGCGACTGGTGCGAGAAACCAGCGGAAACGTACGGACGGATGGCGTCATACGGGTTGTTGAAGTGGTAAACGGCGTCCAGGGCGGTGTTCGAGCCCTTGATGTTCTTGCCGTCTTCGCCACGAGCGTTGTGAACTTCGTCGTAACCCAGGCGCAGTTCAACGTCGTCGGTCAGGAAGTAACCGATCGAGCCGCCGAACAGATTGCCGTCGTTCTTGAAGTCACGCTGGCTGTCGAAGAATTCTTTCTTGTAGAAGCCTTCGACTTCCACAGCGCCTGTGCCTTGTGCCATAGCGCCAATCGAGGTGGCGGCTACGAGCGAACCAATGGCCAAGCCCAAGGTGTTTTTCAATTTCATCCGTTAAATCCCCATCTGGTGATAGTTAAGCAGTCCCACCACAAACAAGGGGGACAACTCGACGGCAAGTCTAGCAGAACTCGCCGATTCGTTAGAGATATTTGCACGCCACTAAGTTTCATCAAGGCCGGCAAATTTCTCACGAAGCTTGTCTAGCGCACGCTTGTAGCGCATTTTCGTTGCGCTCAGGCCCATGTGCATGATGTCTGCAATTTCCTGAAATTCAAGCTCTGCGACAAAACGCAGCACCAGAATTTCCCGGTCAATCGGGTTCACATGCACCAGCCACTTGTCCAGCCCGCCTTTTTCTTCCGGCTTCGGGGCCTTGTCTTCGGACGCCTCTTCGATAGGGTCCAGACTCAAGGCATCCATCAGCCGGCGTTTACGGCGCTCCTTGCGGTACTGGGTGATGCACTCGTTGTAGGTGATGCTGTACAGCCAGGTCTTGAACTTGGATTTACCCTCGAAGTTCTTCAGCCCGTACAGCACCTTGAGCATCACTTCCTGACAGACATCGTCCGCGTCACGGTCGTTCCCCAGATAACGCGCACAGACGTTGAACAGGGTCCGCTGGTAGCGCCGCATGAGCTCCTCATAGGCGCGGGTAACGTGGTACAGCTCCTCATGCGAACGCGCCACCAACTCTTCATCGGTGAGCTCGCGGGGGTCATAACGCATGGGCGGCGAATGAACTTTATTCAAAACGGATCTGGCCGACAGTCAGGTCAATGTCGCCGCGCGACCCCATGGGTCGAATTTCGCGGCGGCATACATTAACAGCTTTTGTGCGGTTAGCGGCTATTGACGCGCTGCTCAAGCAGCTCGCGATTGGCCAGCGACACCAGTTCGCCATCATCGGTCAGCAGCGTTGTCTTGACCGTGCCGATTTCCTCGATATGCCCTTCGACCTCTCCAATTCGCACCTGCTGGCCGACCTGGTAGAGTTCACGCACGTAAATGCCGGCCAGAATCTGCCCGGCAATTTCGCGGCTGCCAAGGCCCATTGCCAGGGCTACCGCCAGACCAACGGTAATCAGCCCGATGACGATCACGTGGTTCAGCAGGTCGGTTTTCACCTCCAGCTGGCTGATGGCAACCGAGATGCTGATGATGATCACCAGGCCCTGGGTAATACGCCCAAGGCCTGCCGAATATTCCAGGCCGATGCCTTCGGCGGCGCCGCGCACCAGCCCGTTGGCCACCTGCGCCAGCAGCACGCCGGCCAGCAACACCAAGGCGGCGCCGAACACTTTTGGCAGGTACAGGGCGAGCATGTCGAGGGTCGCGGAAACCCGCTCCAGGCCTAGCGACTCAGCGGCCGAGACGAGGAAGATGAGCAGCACGAACCAGTAGACAATCTTGCCGATCAAGGTCGAGATCGGCACCTGGATGCCAACCCGGCCGAGCATCTTGGTGAGGCCGGTGCCGGCCATCAGGCGGTCAAGGCCAAGCTTGGCCAGCAGTTTGGACAATAGCGTGTCGAGCAGCTTGGCCACCACGAAACCGAGCAGCACCACGACCAGCGCGCCGAACAGGTTGGGGATGAAGTTCGCTACCTTGGTCCAAAGTGCAGTCATCGCGGCGACCAGGCTCTGGGTCCAGAGATCGAGTTCCATATTCAATCGGCCTTATCTGCTTTGCTGCCGGTGGCAGCGTTGCGGGAAGAGTGTCGACGCACCGGCGCGACATGCGCCGAGCCATTATTGACGGCAATCAGCAGCGCCTGGCTCCAGCGGCCAAGCAGGCTGAACAGATCGCCCGCGCCAACCTGGCGGTTGGCGGTTTTCAGCACGCGACCCAGGCAGGCAGCGTCATCCCGGTCATCGCGGTCATTGCCGGAGGGTGACGCCTTGAGCAGGTCACGCAGGGATTCTTCAAACGGATCGTGCATGGGCACCTCGCGCAGTGTCAGCAAGAGACGAGATGGCCGGGCAATGGGTCACACATCCGATTGGGACGAATGTTTCAAAATGAACACCTAGACCCATCGCAACCGCCGGAACATCCACCACTGCCCCACCGCCAGCCCAAGCACGACGATGCAGGCGAACAGGAAGCCATAGGGGTTTTCTGCCCCCGGGATACCGCCGACATTGATGCCCAG belongs to Pseudomonas putida NBRC 14164 and includes:
- the sigX gene encoding RNA polymerase sigma factor SigX gives rise to the protein MRYDPRELTDEELVARSHEELYHVTRAYEELMRRYQRTLFNVCARYLGNDRDADDVCQEVMLKVLYGLKNFEGKSKFKTWLYSITYNECITQYRKERRKRRLMDALSLDPIEEASEDKAPKPEEKGGLDKWLVHVNPIDREILVLRFVAELEFQEIADIMHMGLSATKMRYKRALDKLREKFAGLDET
- a CDS encoding nitrate/nitrite transporter, whose translation is MSTSFWKSGHVPTLFAAFLYFDLSFMVWYLLGPMAVQIAGDLQLSAQQRGLMVAMPILSGAILRFAMGVLVDRLSPKTAGLIGQVVVIVALAAAWHFGVHSYEQVLLLGLFLGFAGASFAVSLPLASQWYPPQHQGKAMGIAGAGNSGTVFAALLAPALAAGFGWNNVFGFALIPLTLALVVFALLARNAPERPKPKAMADYLKALGDRDSWWFMFFYSVTFGGFIGLASALPGYFSDQYGLNPVTAGYYTAACVFAGSLMRPLGGALADRFGGIRTLLGMYSVAAICIAAVGFNLPSAAAALALFISAMLGLGAGNGAVFQLVPQRFRQEIGVMTGLIGMAGGIGGFLLAAGLGTIKQHTGDYQLGLWLFASLGLLAWFGLHGVKQRWRTTWGSAAITAARV
- a CDS encoding CmpA/NrtA family ABC transporter substrate-binding protein, with translation MNTAPRATPLAWVNGSDAPEKPSLNIGYMALTDCASVVVAATQGFAQQHGLTLNLKRQGSWAGLRDKLVSGELDAAHCLYGLVYAVHLGIGGVPASDMAVLMGLNQNAQAINLSPALQRKGVTNPEALARLVHQHGARLTFAQTFPTGTHAMWLYYWLASQGIHPLRDVDSVVVPPAQMAAHIQAGRIDGFCVGEPWAADAVAKGQGFTLATSQSIWPDHPEKVLACARAFSEQYPNSARALIKAILAASRFIEQSPENRRSTAQLLSGSAYLDTPLESIEPRLLGHYQDGLGNHWQDRHALRLFDHGRANLPYLSDGMWFMTQFRRWGLLREDPEYLGVARQVQQLALYSEAAQSLGVACPSLPMRSSLLIDGSCWDGSDPYGYARSFSLHALGELPGARVGA
- a CDS encoding OmpA family protein → MKLKNTLGLAIGSLVAATSIGAMAQGTGAVEVEGFYKKEFFDSQRDFKNDGNLFGGSIGYFLTDDVELRLGYDEVHNARGEDGKNIKGSNTALDAVYHFNNPYDAIRPYVSAGFSHQSLGQTGRGGRDHSTFANVGAGAKWYITDMFYARAGVEAQYNIDQGDTEWAPSVGVGLNFGGSPKQAEAAPAPVAEVCSDSDNDGVCDNVDKCPDTPANVTVDADGCPAVAEVVRVELDVKFDFDKSVVKPNSYGDIKNLADFMKQYPQTTTVVEGHTDSVGPDAYNQKLSERRANAVKQVLTQQYGVESTRVDSVGYGETRPVADNATEEGRAVNRRVEAQVEAQSK
- a CDS encoding bifunctional protein-serine/threonine kinase/phosphatase: MSLQLSFAQASATGPRAENQDALRLVTPAPELAASKGYLFALADGVSQCADGGLAARASLQALALDYYATPATWSVAQALDRLLLAQNRWLRAQGSGQPLLTTLSALVLRGRRFTLAHVGDCRVYRWHAGHLQCLSEDHVWDQPGMQHVLKRALGLDQHLLVDYLEGELQPGECFLLLSDGVWASLGDQHIQAVLREQPDLQLAVDTLVASAHLNGSQDNASALLVKVEQLGTANLGDTLAQLQQWPLPGPLREGQVIDGWLTEQLLSHSRQSLLYRVRDGQGQTWLLKTLPGAREQEPKAAQGLLLEEWFLRRVAGRHFPELHAASQRQHLYYVMREYPGQTLATLLAEHGPLPLPQWLEMARQLLQAVGVLHRRNLLHRDIKPDNLHLGSDGQLRLLDFGLAYCPGLSEDPLHDVPGTPSYLAPEALDGQPPSPRQDLYAVGVTLYHLLTGHYPYGEVEAFQRPRFGQPVNAARYRPDLPEWLQHNLQQAVATDPAQRFETAEHWLLLLERGDRQELPNRPRPLLEREPLKVWRTLALLSLLFNLILLLSLLKG
- a CDS encoding ANTAR domain-containing response regulator, which produces MLRILLIDDTQHKLGRLKAALIEAGFEVTEAPGLTIDLPACVETVRPDVVLIDTDSPDRDVMEQVVLVSRDQPRPIVLFTDEHDPGVMRQAIQAGVSAYIVEGIHAARLQPILDVAMARFESDQALKAQLVARDQQLAERKRIEQAKGLLMKMKDCNEEQAYTLMRRQAMSRQQKLIQVAEQIIAMHEMLG
- the cobA gene encoding uroporphyrinogen-III C-methyltransferase, which produces MNAKVWLVGAGPGDPELLTLKAVRALQQAAVVMIDDLVNPAVLEHCPQARVIAVGKRGGCRSTPQAFIQRLMLRHARQGRCVVRLKGGDPCIFGRGGEEALWLQGHGIEVELVNGITAGLAGATQCGISLTSRGVSRGVTLVTAHTQDDSELNWTALAQGGTTLVVYMGVARLEQVRQGLLAGGMAPGLPVAMIENASMPQQRECRSDVLGMVEDARMFGLRSPAILVIGEVVGEQQALELVSIAG
- a CDS encoding mechanosensitive ion channel family protein encodes the protein MELDLWTQSLVAAMTALWTKVANFIPNLFGALVVVLLGFVVAKLLDTLLSKLLAKLGLDRLMAGTGLTKMLGRVGIQVPISTLIGKIVYWFVLLIFLVSAAESLGLERVSATLDMLALYLPKVFGAALVLLAGVLLAQVANGLVRGAAEGIGLEYSAGLGRITQGLVIIISISVAISQLEVKTDLLNHVIVIGLITVGLAVALAMGLGSREIAGQILAGIYVRELYQVGQQVRIGEVEGHIEEIGTVKTTLLTDDGELVSLANRELLEQRVNSR